One stretch of Streptococcus australis DNA includes these proteins:
- a CDS encoding DUF3013 family protein has product MATYGFLDVLEEELDKNFPFDFEISWDKRNHAVEVSFLLEAQNAAGVEMVDEDGEVSSEDILFEEAVLFYNPAKSTVNEEDYLTVIPYLPKKGFSREFLAYFALFLKDTAEVGLDALMDFLEDPEAEEFVMEWNQEVFEEGKVGLEEGEFYPYPRY; this is encoded by the coding sequence ATGGCAACATACGGATTTTTAGATGTTTTAGAGGAAGAATTGGACAAGAACTTTCCTTTTGACTTTGAGATTAGTTGGGACAAGCGTAATCATGCGGTTGAAGTGAGTTTTCTGCTAGAAGCACAAAATGCTGCAGGTGTGGAGATGGTGGATGAGGATGGAGAGGTGTCATCAGAAGATATTCTCTTTGAAGAAGCAGTCCTTTTTTACAATCCTGCCAAGTCAACGGTTAATGAAGAAGACTATTTGACTGTTATCCCTTATCTCCCTAAAAAAGGTTTTTCTCGTGAATTTTTAGCTTATTTTGCACTATTCCTCAAAGATACTGCTGAGGTGGGGCTGGATGCCCTCATGGACTTTTTGGAAGACCCAGAAGCAGAAGAGTTCGTCATGGAATGGAACCAAGAGGTCTTTGAAGAAGGAAAAGTCGGCTTGGAAGAAGGGGAGTTTTATCCTTATCCGAGATACTAG
- a CDS encoding replication-associated recombination protein A, which yields MPDNLALRMRPKTIDQVIGQEHLVGPGKIIRRMVEANRLSSMILYGPPGIGKTSIASAIAGTTKYAFRTFNATVDSKKRLQEIAEEAKFSGGLVLLLDEIHRLDKTKQDFLLPLLESGLVIMIGATTENPFFSVTPAIRSRVQIFELEPLSNQDVKEAIQIALSDPERGFDFPVELDEDALDFIATSTNGDLRSAFNSLDLAVLSTPANDKGIHHITLDIMENSLQRSYITMDKDGDGHYDVLSALQKSIRGSDVDASLHYAARLIEAGDLPSLARRLTVIAYEDIGLANPEAQIHTVTALDAAQKIGFPEARILIANIVIDLALSPKSNSAYVAMDKALADLKTSGHLPIPRHLRDGHYSGSKELGNAQNYLYPHNYPGNWVKQDYLPEKIQNHHYFTPKDTGKYERALAQRKETIDKLRDL from the coding sequence ATGCCTGACAATCTCGCGCTTCGCATGCGCCCAAAAACCATTGACCAGGTCATCGGTCAGGAACATCTAGTCGGACCAGGAAAAATCATCCGTCGCATGGTGGAGGCCAATCGTCTGTCCTCCATGATTCTCTACGGACCTCCAGGAATCGGCAAAACCAGTATCGCCTCAGCCATCGCTGGAACGACCAAGTATGCCTTTCGGACCTTCAATGCGACTGTTGATAGTAAAAAGCGACTCCAAGAAATCGCAGAAGAAGCTAAATTCTCTGGTGGATTGGTTCTGCTACTGGACGAGATTCACCGTCTAGACAAGACCAAGCAAGACTTTCTACTTCCCCTCTTGGAAAGTGGTCTGGTTATCATGATTGGGGCGACGACTGAAAATCCTTTCTTTTCTGTCACTCCAGCCATTCGTAGCCGTGTTCAGATTTTTGAATTGGAACCCTTGTCCAATCAAGATGTCAAAGAAGCGATTCAGATAGCTCTATCTGACCCTGAACGTGGCTTTGATTTTCCAGTAGAACTAGATGAGGACGCCCTTGATTTCATCGCAACATCTACAAACGGTGATCTGCGTTCTGCCTTTAATTCGCTTGATTTGGCTGTTCTCTCTACTCCAGCAAATGATAAAGGCATTCACCATATAACGCTTGACATCATGGAAAATAGCCTGCAGCGGAGCTATATTACTATGGATAAGGATGGCGACGGGCACTACGATGTCCTCTCTGCTCTACAAAAATCCATCCGTGGCTCAGATGTTGATGCCAGCCTCCACTACGCAGCCCGCTTGATTGAGGCTGGGGATTTGCCTAGCCTCGCTCGTCGTTTGACTGTGATTGCCTATGAGGATATTGGTTTGGCCAATCCTGAAGCCCAGATCCATACCGTAACTGCTCTAGATGCTGCTCAAAAGATTGGTTTCCCAGAAGCTCGCATCCTTATTGCCAATATTGTCATTGATTTGGCGCTATCGCCCAAGTCCAACTCAGCCTATGTGGCCATGGACAAGGCTCTTGCTGATCTCAAAACATCAGGGCATTTACCCATTCCACGGCACCTGCGTGATGGTCACTACAGTGGGAGCAAGGAACTAGGGAACGCCCAAAACTATCTTTATCCACATAACTATCCTGGAAACTGGGTCAAGCAAGACTATCTGCCAGAAAAAATCCAAAATCACCACTATTTTACTCCAAAAGATACCGGCAAATACGAACGAGCCTTGGCGCAACGTAAGGAAACCATTGATAAATTAAGGGACTTGTGA
- a CDS encoding Rrf2 family transcriptional regulator, with protein sequence MDTKFSVALHILTMISESKETLSSQALATSVGTNASYIRKVIALLKNAGLISSQQGKTGYQLNKSPKEMTLLEIYYATQEINHISLFPVHQNSNPDCPVGKHIQGAVSPLFASAESQLEKELANQTLEDVIDNLYKQAKQVRN encoded by the coding sequence ATGGATACAAAATTCTCAGTTGCTTTGCATATCCTAACAATGATTAGCGAGAGCAAGGAAACCCTAAGTTCTCAAGCACTAGCAACTAGCGTTGGGACCAATGCTAGTTACATTCGAAAGGTAATCGCCTTATTGAAAAATGCAGGCTTGATTAGTTCCCAGCAAGGAAAAACGGGCTATCAACTCAATAAATCTCCAAAAGAAATGACTTTACTTGAGATCTATTATGCAACTCAAGAAATCAATCATATTAGCTTATTTCCTGTTCACCAAAATAGCAACCCTGATTGCCCCGTTGGAAAACATATCCAAGGAGCAGTTTCACCGCTTTTCGCTAGTGCCGAATCTCAATTAGAGAAGGAATTAGCAAATCAAACTTTAGAAGATGTCATTGACAATCTATATAAACAAGCCAAACAAGTCCGAAACTGA